The following proteins come from a genomic window of Sesamum indicum cultivar Zhongzhi No. 13 linkage group LG10, S_indicum_v1.0, whole genome shotgun sequence:
- the LOC105172170 gene encoding aspartyl protease AED3 — translation MEHSLILVIFLFICLSTACNAAFDPCSAKSGSDLSVIPIYGKCSPFNSPEPASSWVNTVLDMASGDPKRVTYLSSLVARKPTSVPIAPGQVINVGNYVLRAKIGTPGQLMFMVLDTSNDAAWVPCSGCIGCSSNAFAPNTSSTYGSLDCSVPECTQVSGLSCPTVGSSSCLFNRSYGGDSSFSATLSRDTLTLGNDAIPNYAFGCINAVSGGSIPPQGLLGLGRGSMSLLSQSGSLYSGVFSYCLPSFKSYYFSGSLKLGPLGQPKNIKTTPLLKNPHRPSLYYVNLTGVSVGRVNVPIAPELLAFDPNTGAGTIIDSGTVITRFIQPVYTAIRDEFRKQVAGPFSSLGAFDTCFAATNEAVAPAITFHFTGLDLKLPMENSLIHSSSGSLACLAMAAAPNNVNSMLNVIANLQQQNLRILFDTVNSRLGIARELCN, via the coding sequence ATGGAGCACTCACTCATTCTTGTCATATTCCTCTTCATTTGCCTCTCCACAGCATGCAATGCTGCTTTTGACCCATGTTCCGCCAAATCGGGTTCGGATCTATCCGTAATCCCCATTTATGGCAAATGCTCGCCGTTCAACTCGCCTGAGCCCGCCTCTTCGTGGGTTAACACGGTTCTCGACATGGCCTCTGGTGACCCGAAACGTGTCACATACTTGTCAAGTCTGGTGGCACGGAAGCCCACCTCAGTCCCGATTGCCCCAGGTCAAGTAATCAACGTTGGCAACTATGTACTGCGAGCCAAGATCGGGACTCCGGGCCAACTCATGTTTATGGTCCTCGACACTAGCAATGATGCTGCATGGGTCCCATGCAGTGGGTGCATTGGCTGCTCGTCCAACGCTTTTGCGCCAAACACATCCTCCACTTACGGGTCGTTGGATTGCTCTGTACCTGAATGCACTCAAGTCAGTGGACTCTCGTGCCCGACGGTCGGATCCAGTTCTTGCCTCTTTAACCGATCCTACGGTGGGGACTCCTCATTTTCCGCCACACTGTCACGTGACACCCTCACGCTAGGCAATGACGCCATCCCCAACTACGCATTCGGATGCATCAACGCCGTGTCCGGAGGGTCAATCCCACCCCAAGGGTTACTAGGCTTGGGTCGGGGCTCCATGTCACTGCTCTCACAATCCGGGTCGCTCTACTCGGGTGTATTCTCATACTGTTTACCCAGCTTCAAATCATACTACTTCTCTGGCTCACTCAAACTCGGGCCCTTAGGCCAACCCAAGAACATCAAAACCACACCACTCCTCAAGAACCCCCACCGCCCATCACTATACTACGTAAACCTCACCGGCGTAAGCGTAGGCCGGGTCAATGTCCCAATAGCCCCGGAGCTCCTAGCATTCGACCCCAACACCGGAGCAGGTACCATCATCGACTCGGGCACGGTCATAACCCGGTTCATCCAACCTGTTTACACCGCAATCAGGGACGAATTCAGGAAACAAGTTGCCGGCCCGTTTAGCTCCTTGGGGGCATTTGATACTTGCTTTGCAGCCACAAACGAAGCAGTGGCGCCAGCCATCACATTCCACTTTACAGGATTGGATTTGAAGTTGCCGATGGAGAACAGCTTGATTCACAGCAGCTCGGGGTCGTTGGCCTGCCTGGCAATGGCAGCTGCCCCGAACAACGTGAACTCAATGCTGAATGTGATAGCCAATTTGCAGCAGCAGAATCTCAGGATACTGTTCGACACTGTGAACTCTCGTTTGGGAATTGCTCGAGAGCTCTGTAATTAA